Within the Maribacter sp. BPC-D8 genome, the region AATGCCAAACAGCGCAATAAAACCAACCCAGACAGCTACACTTAGGTTAATGGTCTTCATATTAAAAAGTGTCCGTAGATTTTCTCCGAATAAACTAAAATTAAAAAACCAATCTTGTCCATATAACCAGATCATAATAAAACCACCTGCAAAGGCAACAGAGATTCCTGTAAACACCATTAATGATGTGGCTACCGATTTAAACTGAAAATATAAAATCAAGAAAATAATTAACAGGGCCATAGGCACTACTATTGAAAGTGTTTTCTCTGCCCTTAGTTGATTCTCATAGGTTCCGGTAAAGCGATAACTGATGCCCTGCGGAACTATTAAACTACCGTTTTCAATTTTTTGCTCAATTCGAGCTTGTGCACTTTCTACGACATTAACTTCAGCAAAACCATCCAATTTATCAAACAAGACATAACCTATTAAGAAAGTGTCCTCACTTTTAATAACCTGTGGTCCTTGTTCATATCTTATATCTACAAGATCTCCCAGAGGTACTTGTGTTCCATTATTAATTGGAACATATATATTTTTCAAATCTTCTGGGTTCGACCTTAATTCTCTGGGGTAACGAACTCTTACTCCGTAACGTTCTCTACCTTCTACTGTTTGCGTAAGAGACATACCGCCAACAGCTACTTGTAAAACATCTTGAACGTCCATTACTGTTAATCCATAACGGGCTAATTGCTTTCTTTTAATGTCAATAAGCAGATATGGCTTACCAACGATACGATCTGCAAAAACAGCTTGTTTTTTTACACCATGAACCTCTTTTAAAATGGTTTCCAATTGTAATCCAAAATCTTCAATAGTTTTTAAGTCGGGACCTTTAACCTTAATACCCATAGGAGCTCGCATACCGGTCTGTAACATTACAAGTCTAGTTTCAATAGGTTGTAATTTTGGAGCAGATGTAACTCCTGGAAATTTGGTTACCCTAACTATTTCATTCCAAATATCATCTGGACTGTTTATTTCTGGTCGCCAGTTTCGATAATATTCTCCGTCGTCATCAGCAATTAAATCCCTATTAGTGGCTATTGTTTTTAATTTTGAAGGTTCATAATTTACATCATCATCTATATCATTGTTCGGGTTAATGATGTACTTGTCATGCTTAAGAACAAACAATCCGTCATCGTTTACCTTGTAACGTTGTCTTTCTCCATTACTATTTCTCATATATTCAGACTTATACTGAATCATGTTTTCATACATAGATAAAGGAGCTGGGTCAAGTGCAGATTCTGTTCTACCAGATTTACCAACCACAGTCTCTATTTCTGGAATACTCGCAACAGCCATATCTAGTTGTTGTAGTACACGCTTATTTTCTTCAACACCAGCATGCGGTAAAGAAGTAGGCATTAAAAGAAAGGAGCCTTCATTAAGAGCAGGCATAAATTCTTTCCCAGTATTTCTCATAATAAGAACGCCCAGTATTAAAACAACCGTAGGTATTGTTAGAAACAGAAGTCGGTTCTCTAAAGCCCAACGAAGAATTTGGTCATAATACTTTTTAAAAACTGTAAATACACCCAATAGACCAAAGCAAATAATAGAAACAAAAATCAAATTCATGATTATACTTCGATTAAACCCTAGGGGTCTCCAATATTCTGCAAGTAAGACTACAATCGCTAACGTTGATAGTACGATGTTTATCAAATTCGCTTGTTTCGATGAAATAAAAGACCTGATCTTTAAAAAAGCCACAGCACCAAAAGCAATTAACAATAAACCCAACCAATAGCCATAAAGAATGGCAATACAACCTAGAATTATTAATAATCCATTAATAACATATGTCGTAGCTGCTTTTAAATTTCTCTTTCTAAAAAGAAATGCAGCGATTGGTGGTATTAAGAAAAGTGCAATTACCAAAGATGCCGTTAACGCCATGGTTTTGGTAAATGCTAGCGGACGAAAAAGTTTACCTTCTGCACCTACCATTGTAAATACAGGTAAAAAACTAATGATCGTAGTTAGAACAGCTGTCAATATTGCCCCAGAAACTTCGGCGGTTGCGTTATATATAATTTCATTGGTTGTATATTCTACACCATTTGCTTGAAAGCACAATTTCTCATCTTCTAGATGCCGAATCATATTCTCTGCGAGTATTACCCCAACATCTACCATAGTACCTATGGCGATTGCAATTCCAGATAATGCGACAATATTAGCGTCTACATTAAACAGTTTCATGGCAATAAAAACCATCAATACCGCTACAGGTAATAAACCCGAAATAAGTATAGATGCACGTAGATTGAACACCATGACTATAATTACAAGAATAGTAATAAGAATTTCTAGCGTAAGCGCTTCGTTTAACGTGTGTAAGGTTTCTTGAATAAGTTCTGTTCGATCATAAAAAGGGACAATCGTTAACTGAGATGTACGTCCATCTTTCAAAACTTTTGAGGGTAGACCCGATGAAATTTCTACAATCTGTTCTTTTACATTATTAATTACCTCTAATGGATTGGCACCATATCTAGCAACCACAACGCCACCTACAACTTCAGCACCTTCTTTATCTAAAAGACCTCTTCTTGTTTGAGGACCTAAATGAACATTTGCAATATCCTTGATATGTATAGAAGTATAGTCCTTTGAAGTAACCACAGCATCTTCTAAATCTGAAATAGATTTTACATAACCTAAGCCACGAACCAAATATTCCGCTTGATTCATTTCTAGAGTCTGTACACCAATATCTTGATTAGACTGCTTAACAGCCTTAACGACATCGCCTAAGCCAATACCATATTGACGCATTTTTTCTGGCTCAACATCTATTTGATATTCTTGAACATACCCGCCAATAGACGCTACCTCAGAAACACCACCAGCAGAAGCCAACCCATACTTTACATAGTAATCTTGAATACTTCTAAGTTCTTGTAAATCCCATCCTCCGGTGACATTACCATCCTTATCTCGACCTTCTAAAGTATACCAGTAAATTTGCCCTAATCCTGTAGCGTCAGGTCCTAATGTGGGGTTTACACCATCGGGTAGCAAACCACTTGGCAAGGAATTTATTTTTTCTAGAATGCGGCTTCGAGTCCAGTAAAATTCAACATCTTCCTCGAAAATGATATAAATACTAGAAAAGCCGAACATAGATGAACTACGAATAGTTTTAACACCAGGTATTCCCAAAAGGGTGGTTGTTAAAGGATAGGTGATTTGGTCTTCTATATCTTGCGGAGACCTACCTGCCCATTTGCTAAAAACTATTTGTTGGTTTTCACCTATATCTGGTATTGCATCTACAGCAACCGGATTAGACGGTAGAATGCCGGTATTCCAATTAAAAGGAGTACTTACTATACCCCAACACACAAAAAGTGAGAGTAACAGTACAGCAACCAATTTATTTTCTATGAGAAATTTAATGCTTTTATTTAGCATATATCATTGATATTAAATAGTTGAATGAAAAGTTTTGAGGTTTAAAACTAAAACAACAAAACTTGCCCAAAACAGATAACCTGCTGGGCTCAATTTCCGATAGAGATCGGAACTATTTAATAAATCAAATTAAAAAAGTCTGGTGCAGCACTTGCACATCTTGTTTGACAAACGGAGGGGGGTAATCCTTAAAAGAAATCTTTTTAGAAGCTACTCCTTTAAAAAGATTTAAATAAGAATATGTAAATGAAGTAATAAATATCTGTTGATCAAAAGAAAGTTGATCAAACGAAACTTTCATGTTATCGGCACCTTCCACAATTAATTGTGTATCTGTACAACAAGACTTCTGCGTGATATTTAAATTCTCACAGTCAGTCTCTACTTTTTCCATTCCGCATGACTTAACCTGCTCAACGATTGAAAAATCTACCAACATATCGCCACAATAGTGCATATCTACACTGAATGACATTGTAGTCAAAAGAACTACAACTGCCATTAAAACAGATACAAATTTGTGAGCTAACTTCTTCATTTAGTGCAATATTAATAATTAAAACAATACGGCTGGTACTATTTTAACAATTCTATTGATTCTATAAACCTCAAACTTGATATAACAATATTATATTCATAGCAGATCATAAATTGATTGACACTAGACCTTTAAGTAAAAAAAATAAAAAATAACGCTAATCAAAACTAGAATATTTTTTGTGGTAAATTCAAATTAAAAATCCCTAACAATCTATATATTAGATTATTAGGGATTTTAGAAGTACTCGAGGCGGGAATCGAACCCGCACTCCGAAGAACTGGATTTTGAATCCAGCGCGTCTACCAGTTCCGCCACTCGAGCATATTTTACCGTTAAGAAACGGCATCCTGTAAAACAGGACTGCAAAACTAAATAATTATTTTCTTTCCAACACCAAAAATATCAAGATTTATGCATTAGCAACCGAATTTAATTTTTAAATTTGCACCTCCTTAAAAACAAAGACCTCAATACTTTATTGAAGCAACTGTTTGGAAAACAACAAGAAAGACATGCCATACCAAGTTCCACAACCGAAAATATTTGCTTGTACACAAAGTAAAATCTTAGGCGAGAAAATCGCTAAGGCTTACGGTGCAGAAATAGGTAAAATATCTTTTTCCCGATACAGTGACGGGGAGTTTCAGCCATCGTTCGAAGAATCTATTCGCGGAACGCGAATCTTTATTATCGGTTCTACACACCCTGGTCCTGAAAATTTGATGGAAATGTTGTTAATGATAGATGCCGCAAAAAGAGCATCTGCACGTCACATTACAGCAGTTATGCCATACTTTGGTTGGGCTAGACAAGATAGAAAAGATAAACCCAGAGTACCTATTGCAGCAAAATTAGTTGCTAAAATGCTAGAAACAGCAGGTGCTACTAGAATTATTACAATGGATTTACATGCTGATCAGATACAAGGGTTCTTTGAAAAACCTGTTGATCATCTTTTCGCATCTACGTTATTTTTACCATACCTAAAAAACTTAGGCTTAAAAGACCTTACTATAGCTTCACCAGATATGGGTGGTTCAAAAAGAGCCTACGCATATTCTAAAGCATTAGATAGCGATGTTGTTGTTTGTTACAAACAAAGAGCGAAAGCCAATATAATTTCACATATGGAGTTAATTGGTGATGTACAAGGTAAGAACGTAGTTCTTGTCGATGACATGGTAGACACTGCAGGCACATTGACCAGAGCAGCTGATTTAATGATGGAACGTGGTGCTAAAAGTGTAAGGGCAATATGTACACATGGTTTATTGTCAGGTGATGCATACGAGAAAATTGAAAAATCGAAATTAACGGAATTGATCATTACAGATTCTATTCCGATCGAAATAAAGAGTGATAAAGTAAGAGTATTAAGTTGCGCTAATCTATTTGCCGAGGTAATGGATAAAGTACACAACAATAACTCTATTTCTTCTAAGTTCTTAATGTAAGTTAGAAGCAAAACAAGAATATTAATTTTTAATACATATAATGAAGTCAATTACAATTAAAGGATCAGAAAGAGAAAGCGTAGGCAAAAAAGCAACCAAAGCCTTACGTAATGCTGGAAAGGTTCCTTGCGTAGTATACGGAGGGGATAAACCATTACATTTTTCAGCAAATGAACTAGCGTTCAGAGATTTGGTTTACACTGCAAATGCGCACACAGTTGCAATTGAATTAGATGGTGGAGATTCTGTTAAAGCTATCATGCAAGATATTCAGTTTCACCCTGTAACAGATGCTATCATCCATATTGATTTTTATCAATTATTCGATGATAAAATGGTTACTATGGATATTCCTGTAACATTAGAAGGAAATTCACCAGGTGAACGTAACGGTGGACGTTTATTGTTCAGAAAACGTAAACTTTCTATTAAAGCTTTACCTAGCAAATTACCTGATTTCTTCAACATTGATATCTCTAAGTTGAAAATCGGTCAAAACATTGATGTAGCATCATTATTAAATGATGATTTCACAATATTACACCCAGATAGCCAAGTTGTAGTACAGGTTAAAACTGCACGTACTGCTGTTGTTGAGGATGAAGAAGGTGAAGAAGGTGAAGAAGGTGAAGAAGGAGCAACTGAAGAAGCTGCTCAAGAGTAGTCTTTACAGTTTAAGATTCATAATAAAGCATCCTGGTACTTGTATCAGGATGCTTTTGTATTTTTATCAATTAAATCACAATACAAATGTTCAGTTTTTTTAAAGCACTTTTTACAAAACAGAACATCATACTTGAAGAGAAAGATCCCATGAAGAAATTTTTAATTGTTGGCCTTGGTAATATCGGTGATGAATATGGAGAGACCCGACATAACATTGGCTTTAAAGTACTAGACGAAGTAGCCCGCACAAATGACTTTACTTTTGAAACTGTAAAGCTTGGTGATATAGGGTCATACAAAGTAAAAGGAAGAACTATTATTTGCCTTAAACCTTCTACATATATGAACAGAAGTGGGAAGGCTTTGAAGTATTGGATGGATAAAGAAAACATACCTCAAAGTAACATTCTAGTTATAACAGATGACATCAATTTACCTTTCGGCACCATTAGAATCAAAACTAAAGGTAGTAATGGAGGTCATAATGGATTAAAGGATGTAGAGCTGTTTCTACAGACTATACTTTACAACAGATATCGTTTTGGAGTTGGAGCTGACTTCGGTAAAGGCAGACAGGTAGAATACGTATTAGGGCAATGGAGCGAAGAAGAAAAAGCACTAATGCCAGAACGATTAAAGAAATCAACCGAGATTATAAATTCGTTTGCTCTAGCGGGTATTGCTAGAACTATGAATCAATTCAATAATTCTTAAAGAACTTTAAACGTAAAAACACCAGTATCTGATTTATTACCTTCTTCATCAATAACAACAACTCTCCAGTAATACACCGTATCTGATGTTACAGATACTTTTATACTTGTTACTGGTGATGACAATTCTCGAATTAAGGTTATTGGTGGTGTTTCTACAGAGAAATACACTTCATAACTAGCGATATCATTATCTAAATCAGAAGCAGACCAAGAGAGTTCAACCTCGTTATTAATATCTTTAAAAACATTATCTGAAGAAGCCGGACTTATAATAGTTGCTGGAAAAGGTGCAAATGTGGTTCTAGATCCTGAATTATAAAAATACCATTCTTTACTAGATACCGTTTGCTCTACTTCACTATTTCTAGAGCGTACAAACCATGAAAATTGCTCGCCTTTTGCCAAAGGTAATTGTGCAGAATTCGATGCCGATACAATGGTCTGTACTGTACCAGTGGCGATATTAGTAACACGTAATTCATAGGTCTCCGTATTATCTGCCGATCCCCAGCGAAACTCAACTCTACTCGTCTCTTCGCCTAAACTCGTACCTGTAGTGCATTCAGAATTCTCTTCTGGAAAAACCAAGAGCACTGCTTCAGGTGGGTTTGCAGCACTTTTCTTTTTACAACTGGTAACAGCCATAAACAAACACGTAATAAGTACTAGAAAGCGCATCATTCTTTAATTACTTTAGAAGTTCCATTTATTGTTCTACCCTCATACTTTAAGTAATAAATACCTGTGGACAGTGGACTCAAATCTAAACTTATGATTCCGTTTAATGGTAGCATAGAATTACTAGAAATATATCTGCCGTCGGCACTAAAAATACTTACAGTTACTTCTTCTTGCTGAGCACCTAAATAGACTTGAAC harbors:
- a CDS encoding efflux RND transporter permease subunit, whose translation is MLNKSIKFLIENKLVAVLLLSLFVCWGIVSTPFNWNTGILPSNPVAVDAIPDIGENQQIVFSKWAGRSPQDIEDQITYPLTTTLLGIPGVKTIRSSSMFGFSSIYIIFEEDVEFYWTRSRILEKINSLPSGLLPDGVNPTLGPDATGLGQIYWYTLEGRDKDGNVTGGWDLQELRSIQDYYVKYGLASAGGVSEVASIGGYVQEYQIDVEPEKMRQYGIGLGDVVKAVKQSNQDIGVQTLEMNQAEYLVRGLGYVKSISDLEDAVVTSKDYTSIHIKDIANVHLGPQTRRGLLDKEGAEVVGGVVVARYGANPLEVINNVKEQIVEISSGLPSKVLKDGRTSQLTIVPFYDRTELIQETLHTLNEALTLEILITILVIIVMVFNLRASILISGLLPVAVLMVFIAMKLFNVDANIVALSGIAIAIGTMVDVGVILAENMIRHLEDEKLCFQANGVEYTTNEIIYNATAEVSGAILTAVLTTIISFLPVFTMVGAEGKLFRPLAFTKTMALTASLVIALFLIPPIAAFLFRKRNLKAATTYVINGLLIILGCIAILYGYWLGLLLIAFGAVAFLKIRSFISSKQANLINIVLSTLAIVVLLAEYWRPLGFNRSIIMNLIFVSIICFGLLGVFTVFKKYYDQILRWALENRLLFLTIPTVVLILGVLIMRNTGKEFMPALNEGSFLLMPTSLPHAGVEENKRVLQQLDMAVASIPEIETVVGKSGRTESALDPAPLSMYENMIQYKSEYMRNSNGERQRYKVNDDGLFVLKHDKYIINPNNDIDDDVNYEPSKLKTIATNRDLIADDDGEYYRNWRPEINSPDDIWNEIVRVTKFPGVTSAPKLQPIETRLVMLQTGMRAPMGIKVKGPDLKTIEDFGLQLETILKEVHGVKKQAVFADRIVGKPYLLIDIKRKQLARYGLTVMDVQDVLQVAVGGMSLTQTVEGRERYGVRVRYPRELRSNPEDLKNIYVPINNGTQVPLGDLVDIRYEQGPQVIKSEDTFLIGYVLFDKLDGFAEVNVVESAQARIEQKIENGSLIVPQGISYRFTGTYENQLRAEKTLSIVVPMALLIIFLILYFQFKSVATSLMVFTGISVAFAGGFIMIWLYGQDWFFNFSLFGENLRTLFNMKTINLSVAVWVGFIALFGIATDDGVVMATYLTQTFDRENPTDKTGVRLATLEAAGKRIRPCLMTTVTTILALLPVLTSTGKGSDIMIPMAIPIFGGMIIDITSYFLVPVLYSWKKEYELKKVNK
- a CDS encoding HYC_CC_PP family protein — its product is MKKLAHKFVSVLMAVVVLLTTMSFSVDMHYCGDMLVDFSIVEQVKSCGMEKVETDCENLNITQKSCCTDTQLIVEGADNMKVSFDQLSFDQQIFITSFTYSYLNLFKGVASKKISFKDYPPPFVKQDVQVLHQTFLI
- a CDS encoding ribose-phosphate pyrophosphokinase, with amino-acid sequence MPYQVPQPKIFACTQSKILGEKIAKAYGAEIGKISFSRYSDGEFQPSFEESIRGTRIFIIGSTHPGPENLMEMLLMIDAAKRASARHITAVMPYFGWARQDRKDKPRVPIAAKLVAKMLETAGATRIITMDLHADQIQGFFEKPVDHLFASTLFLPYLKNLGLKDLTIASPDMGGSKRAYAYSKALDSDVVVCYKQRAKANIISHMELIGDVQGKNVVLVDDMVDTAGTLTRAADLMMERGAKSVRAICTHGLLSGDAYEKIEKSKLTELIITDSIPIEIKSDKVRVLSCANLFAEVMDKVHNNNSISSKFLM
- a CDS encoding 50S ribosomal protein L25/general stress protein Ctc, encoding MKSITIKGSERESVGKKATKALRNAGKVPCVVYGGDKPLHFSANELAFRDLVYTANAHTVAIELDGGDSVKAIMQDIQFHPVTDAIIHIDFYQLFDDKMVTMDIPVTLEGNSPGERNGGRLLFRKRKLSIKALPSKLPDFFNIDISKLKIGQNIDVASLLNDDFTILHPDSQVVVQVKTARTAVVEDEEGEEGEEGEEGATEEAAQE
- the pth gene encoding aminoacyl-tRNA hydrolase translates to MFSFFKALFTKQNIILEEKDPMKKFLIVGLGNIGDEYGETRHNIGFKVLDEVARTNDFTFETVKLGDIGSYKVKGRTIICLKPSTYMNRSGKALKYWMDKENIPQSNILVITDDINLPFGTIRIKTKGSNGGHNGLKDVELFLQTILYNRYRFGVGADFGKGRQVEYVLGQWSEEEKALMPERLKKSTEIINSFALAGIARTMNQFNNS